Proteins encoded together in one Sulfitobacter pontiacus window:
- a CDS encoding SPOR domain-containing protein produces the protein MMTTLAGCDAVGNLTGGQKGSAAAPSSSTKLVERDVEAPEVFSVSDQGLWDGRPSLGGVWVAHPDVTDPERVIIRNEANGKFVIGALFRRERDLPGPKLQMSSDAAAALGILAGAPAPLNVTALRRQEVDDTPAPDAAPEGTIETPSEVTETTLDPVAVTAGAAIDAAPAAAKPAAPTAPKPAAPKPASSLAKPFVQIGIFSVEANAERAANQMRSAGMLPTVKRSEINDKPFWRVVVGPAATKSELTNLLKSIKTEGFSDAYAVSN, from the coding sequence ATGATGACGACTTTGGCGGGCTGCGATGCGGTCGGCAATCTGACCGGCGGTCAGAAAGGCTCTGCTGCGGCACCGTCCAGCTCCACCAAGCTGGTGGAGCGTGACGTCGAAGCGCCCGAGGTCTTCTCGGTCAGTGATCAGGGGCTTTGGGACGGACGCCCCAGCCTTGGCGGTGTCTGGGTCGCGCATCCCGATGTCACAGATCCCGAACGGGTGATCATCCGCAACGAGGCCAATGGCAAATTCGTCATCGGCGCGTTGTTCCGCCGTGAACGCGATCTGCCCGGGCCCAAGCTGCAAATGTCCTCTGATGCGGCGGCGGCCCTTGGTATTCTGGCCGGTGCCCCTGCGCCATTGAACGTCACTGCCCTACGCCGTCAGGAAGTCGATGACACCCCTGCCCCCGATGCAGCCCCCGAAGGCACGATCGAAACCCCGTCGGAAGTGACAGAAACCACGCTTGATCCGGTCGCTGTCACGGCTGGTGCCGCGATTGATGCTGCCCCCGCTGCGGCCAAACCCGCTGCCCCTACGGCCCCGAAACCCGCGGCCCCCAAACCTGCGTCTTCGCTGGCCAAACCCTTTGTCCAGATCGGCATTTTCAGCGTAGAGGCAAATGCCGAACGCGCGGCCAACCAGATGCGCAGCGCGGGCATGTTGCCCACCGTCAAACGGAGCGAGATCAACGACAAGCCGTTCTGGCGCGTGGTCGTCGGCCCTGCGGCGACGAAATCCGAACTGACCAATTTGCTGAAATCCATCAAGACCGAAGGGTTCTCTGACGCCTACGCCGTGTCGAACTGA
- a CDS encoding glutathione S-transferase yields the protein MRPVLYSFRRCPYAMRARLALRSARQQVQLREVVLRDKPAAFLATSPSGTVPCLALDTGEVIDESLDIMIWALRRHDPEGLLKMPDAGWDWISRCDGPFKQALDRTKYATRYPDADPEAERAKAAAHLAALDAQIGTYIFDTPSLADMAIAPFVRQFAFIDKPWFDAQPWPQLQAWLERFLTSQAFAAVMDKYPQWAEGDAPTVFPA from the coding sequence ATGAGGCCCGTGCTCTATTCTTTCCGGCGCTGCCCCTATGCCATGCGCGCGCGGCTGGCGCTGCGGTCGGCCCGCCAGCAGGTGCAGCTGCGCGAGGTCGTGCTGCGCGACAAGCCCGCCGCCTTTCTGGCGACCTCGCCCAGTGGGACAGTGCCCTGTCTGGCGCTGGATACGGGCGAGGTCATTGACGAAAGCCTCGACATCATGATCTGGGCCCTGCGCCGACACGATCCCGAAGGGCTGCTGAAGATGCCTGACGCCGGATGGGACTGGATCAGCCGCTGCGACGGGCCGTTCAAACAGGCACTGGACCGCACGAAATACGCCACCCGCTACCCCGACGCCGATCCGGAGGCAGAGCGGGCCAAAGCCGCCGCCCATCTGGCGGCGCTGGACGCGCAAATTGGCACCTATATTTTCGACACCCCCAGCCTTGCCGACATGGCCATTGCCCCCTTCGTGCGGCAGTTCGCCTTCATCGACAAACCATGGTTCGACGCGCAGCCCTGGCCGCAGTTGCAGGCGTGGTTGGAGCGGTTCCTGACCTCGCAGGCCTTTGCCGCCGTGATGGATAAATACCCGCAATGGGCAGAGGGCGACGCGCCCACGGTCTTTCCTGCCTAG
- the tmk gene encoding dTMP kinase: MSTAAKGLFISFEGIDGSGKSTQTKLLKDRLEADGHQVVLTREPGGSAGAEEIRALVLQGDPDRWSARTEILLFTAARRDHLERTILPALEAGKIVICDRFADSTRMYQGLSRGDLRGAVDQLHSLMIGVEPDVTVLIDMDPGEGLSRALSRNTVEERFEDFGESLQVAMRAGFLSLAAEFPDRFVTINGAQSIDAVAADVFAQVRPRLDAR; encoded by the coding sequence GTGAGCACCGCAGCCAAGGGCCTGTTCATCAGCTTCGAAGGCATCGACGGCTCGGGCAAATCGACCCAGACCAAATTACTGAAAGACCGGCTTGAGGCCGACGGGCATCAGGTCGTGCTGACCCGCGAACCCGGCGGCTCCGCCGGGGCCGAGGAAATTCGCGCATTGGTCTTGCAGGGCGACCCCGACCGCTGGTCCGCCCGAACCGAGATCTTGCTGTTCACCGCCGCCCGTCGGGATCACCTTGAACGCACGATCCTGCCTGCGCTTGAGGCGGGCAAGATCGTGATCTGCGACCGCTTTGCCGATTCCACCCGGATGTATCAGGGGCTCAGCCGGGGTGACCTGCGCGGTGCCGTGGACCAGCTGCACAGCCTGATGATCGGCGTCGAGCCCGATGTCACCGTCCTGATCGATATGGACCCCGGCGAAGGGCTCAGCCGCGCCCTGTCGCGCAACACGGTCGAGGAACGGTTCGAGGATTTCGGCGAAAGCCTGCAGGTCGCCATGCGCGCCGGCTTCCTGTCGCTTGCCGCTGAATTCCCCGACCGTTTCGTCACCATCAACGGCGCACAATCCATCGATGCGGTGGCGGCGGATGTCTTCGCGCAGGTGCGCCCGCGTCTTGATGCGCGCTGA
- a CDS encoding TatD family hydrolase encodes MTDSTRDIHPITDSHCHLDFPDFDGELPDVIARAQAAGVTRMVTICTKLKNEPAVRAIAEAHAPVFYAAGTHPMSVATEPMASFDDLMALTKHPKMVGIGETGLDYHYTADSAEAQQASLRTHIAASRDSGLPLIIHARDADDDMARILREEHANGAYPCVMHCFSSTQALGRAALDLGFYLSMSGITAFPKSQDLRDIFADAPLDRILVETDSPYLAPPPHRGKRNEPAFTAHTARRGAETFGIDYASFAAQTQANFDRLFTKAAQYQDAA; translated from the coding sequence ATGACAGACAGCACCCGCGACATTCACCCGATCACCGACAGTCACTGCCACCTGGACTTTCCCGATTTCGACGGTGAACTGCCCGATGTGATCGCCCGCGCCCAAGCCGCAGGGGTGACACGCATGGTCACCATCTGCACCAAGCTCAAGAACGAACCCGCCGTGCGCGCCATTGCCGAGGCGCATGCCCCGGTTTTCTATGCCGCCGGCACCCACCCGATGAGCGTCGCGACAGAGCCGATGGCCAGCTTTGACGACCTGATGGCGCTGACCAAACACCCCAAGATGGTGGGCATCGGCGAAACGGGGTTGGATTACCACTACACCGCTGACAGCGCCGAGGCGCAGCAAGCCAGCCTGCGCACCCATATCGCCGCCTCCCGTGACAGCGGCCTGCCCCTGATCATCCACGCCCGTGACGCCGATGACGATATGGCCCGCATCCTCAGAGAGGAACATGCCAACGGGGCCTACCCTTGCGTGATGCACTGCTTCTCCTCGACGCAGGCGCTTGGCCGTGCGGCGCTGGATCTGGGGTTCTACCTGTCGATGTCGGGCATCACCGCCTTCCCCAAATCCCAGGACCTGCGCGACATCTTTGCCGACGCGCCCCTGGACCGGATATTGGTCGAAACCGACAGCCCCTATCTGGCCCCGCCGCCCCATCGCGGCAAACGCAACGAACCCGCCTTTACAGCCCATACGGCGCGGCGTGGGGCCGAAACCTTCGGCATCGATTATGCCAGCTTTGCCGCGCAGACGCAGGCGAATTTCGACCGGCTGTTTACCAAGGCCGCCCAATATCAGGACGCCGCCTGA
- a CDS encoding DUF6471 domain-containing protein, producing the protein MTQAQLVERFAGIGINRKKVGAVEKLSLGSFAATFILKCLSALKMAMSHSLSLAYSY; encoded by the coding sequence GTGACTCAAGCGCAACTTGTTGAAAGGTTTGCCGGTATTGGAATCAATCGGAAAAAGGTGGGTGCCGTCGAAAAGCTATCCCTCGGTAGCTTTGCGGCAACGTTTATTTTGAAATGTCTAAGCGCTTTGAAAATGGCTATGTCGCACTCTTTGTCACTTGCATATTCTTACTGA
- a CDS encoding esterase-like activity of phytase family protein has translation MKHPIFPLAVSLLAVPAAAQETFDATLAGHAYLPALSLVAPPADAPKDAWISGKFTGGARNGVPMSVPGDTGGLHGKRLTGLNLPFIGQPLQGFSGFAMNRAEDGSVYVLTDNGFGSKANSPDTLLFFSRMDADFDTGEVEIKETVFLHDPDFKVPFRISYGGTDSRYLTGADFDLESIQRVGDSIWIGEEFGPYLIEATLDGRIKGVYPTMVDGVQLKGPDTPGISATSVKGTDWTVPRSGGYEGMALQPETGLLWAMLEKPLLAASGENEGDFLRVMAFDPEARDWTGEGFKFKLAEGATAIGDFNFIDETRALVIERDNGEGEPSLKCAGDPQADCFPNPAMVKHVVLIDTADVDAEGYVRRIGQIDLMNIADPEGKARIETDGGEAGRFSLPFFTIEDVMRVDETHIMVAVDNNLPFSSGRKLDAAADNEVVLLSVPELLAAQ, from the coding sequence ATGAAACACCCTATTTTTCCCCTTGCCGTGTCCCTTCTTGCCGTCCCCGCTGCCGCGCAAGAGACGTTTGATGCCACGCTTGCGGGCCATGCCTACCTGCCTGCGCTGAGCCTTGTCGCGCCGCCTGCGGATGCGCCGAAGGATGCGTGGATCAGCGGTAAATTCACGGGTGGCGCGCGCAATGGCGTGCCGATGTCGGTGCCGGGCGATACGGGCGGGCTGCATGGTAAACGGCTGACGGGGCTGAACCTGCCCTTCATTGGCCAGCCGTTGCAGGGGTTTTCCGGTTTCGCGATGAACCGTGCCGAGGATGGGTCGGTCTATGTACTGACGGACAACGGCTTTGGCTCAAAGGCGAACAGCCCCGATACGCTGTTGTTCTTCAGCCGGATGGACGCTGATTTCGACACAGGCGAGGTCGAGATCAAGGAAACCGTTTTTCTGCATGATCCCGATTTCAAAGTGCCCTTCCGCATTTCCTATGGCGGGACCGACAGCCGCTATCTGACCGGCGCGGATTTCGATCTGGAGAGCATCCAGCGCGTTGGCGACAGCATCTGGATCGGCGAGGAGTTCGGCCCCTATCTGATCGAGGCCACATTGGACGGGCGGATCAAGGGCGTCTATCCGACGATGGTGGATGGTGTTCAACTGAAAGGGCCGGACACGCCCGGTATCTCGGCCACATCGGTGAAGGGGACGGATTGGACGGTGCCACGCTCGGGCGGGTACGAGGGCATGGCGCTGCAGCCTGAAACGGGTTTGCTGTGGGCCATGCTCGAGAAACCTCTGCTGGCTGCGAGCGGCGAGAACGAAGGTGATTTCCTGCGCGTCATGGCCTTTGACCCCGAGGCACGCGACTGGACGGGCGAGGGCTTCAAGTTCAAGCTGGCCGAAGGGGCCACGGCGATCGGTGACTTCAACTTCATCGACGAGACCCGCGCGCTGGTGATCGAGCGTGACAATGGCGAGGGCGAGCCTTCGTTGAAATGCGCCGGTGACCCGCAGGCAGATTGTTTCCCGAACCCCGCGATGGTCAAGCATGTGGTTCTGATCGATACCGCCGATGTGGATGCCGAGGGCTATGTGCGCCGCATTGGTCAGATCGACCTGATGAACATCGCCGACCCCGAGGGGAAGGCCCGCATCGAAACCGATGGCGGCGAGGCAGGGCGGTTCAGCCTGCCGTTCTTCACCATCGAGGACGTGATGCGGGTGGACGAGACGCACATCATGGTCGCCGTGGACAACAACCTGCCGTTCTCATCCGGGCGCAAGCTGGATGCCGCTGCGGATAACGAAGTGGTGCTGCTGAGCGTGCCCGAACTGCTGGCCGCGCAGTAA
- a CDS encoding DNA polymerase III subunit delta' gives MSDDAPQPDRIDGARHPRDTPQLFGQSAAEAAFLDAFNSGKLHHGWLLTGPRGVGKATLAWRIARFLLATPDADDGGMFDTPAPTSLDIDPDHPVARRIAAGGEGALKAITRSVDEKTKRLRKQIVVDDIRKLNGFFQMSAADGGRRVVIVDDADLMNPNAANALLKMLEEPPARAIMLLISHRPSGLLPTIRSRCRTLRLGTLTPDDMAQALGQSEVDIQGDPAALAALSGGSVGGALSLSLMGGLAMYGELVALLDTMPRLDRARALKLAEAAAARGAEEKLSLLFTLVDLLMLRLARTGALGRPPETAAAPNEAAVLTRLSPTPAQGRVWAETAQDIGTRARHGMAVNLDPAALVLDTLFKMGDAAPR, from the coding sequence ATGAGTGATGACGCCCCCCAGCCCGACCGTATCGACGGCGCGCGCCACCCGCGCGACACGCCGCAGCTTTTCGGCCAGTCGGCGGCAGAGGCCGCGTTCCTCGATGCTTTCAACTCGGGCAAGCTGCACCACGGCTGGCTGCTGACCGGCCCGCGGGGCGTGGGCAAGGCAACGCTGGCGTGGCGTATTGCGCGGTTCTTGCTGGCCACCCCCGATGCGGATGACGGTGGCATGTTCGACACCCCCGCCCCCACCAGCCTTGATATCGATCCCGACCACCCCGTCGCCCGCCGTATTGCGGCCGGGGGCGAAGGCGCGCTGAAGGCGATCACGCGCTCTGTTGATGAGAAAACCAAACGGCTGCGCAAGCAGATCGTCGTGGATGACATCCGCAAGCTGAACGGGTTCTTCCAGATGTCCGCTGCCGATGGCGGGCGCCGTGTCGTGATCGTCGATGACGCCGACCTGATGAACCCCAATGCCGCGAACGCGCTGCTCAAGATGCTGGAAGAGCCGCCCGCCCGCGCGATCATGCTGCTGATCAGCCACCGCCCCTCCGGCCTGCTGCCCACCATCCGCTCGCGCTGCCGGACCCTGCGGCTTGGCACCCTGACGCCGGACGATATGGCGCAGGCGCTCGGCCAGTCCGAGGTGGATATTCAGGGCGATCCCGCAGCGCTCGCGGCGCTTTCCGGCGGGTCTGTCGGCGGCGCGCTGTCCCTGTCGCTGATGGGCGGGCTCGCGATGTATGGCGAACTGGTCGCCCTGCTGGATACGATGCCGCGGCTGGACCGCGCCCGCGCGCTCAAACTGGCAGAGGCCGCCGCCGCCCGCGGGGCCGAAGAAAAACTGTCGCTGCTGTTCACGCTGGTGGATCTGCTGATGCTGCGATTGGCCCGCACCGGTGCCCTTGGCCGCCCACCCGAAACCGCCGCCGCCCCGAACGAAGCCGCGGTGCTGACCCGCCTGTCGCCCACCCCCGCCCAAGGACGGGTCTGGGCCGAGACCGCGCAAGACATCGGCACCCGCGCGCGCCACGGGATGGCGGTCAACCTTGACCCTGCCGCACTGGTCCTAGATACCCTGTTCAAGATGGGCGACGCCGCACCGCGCTAG
- a CDS encoding site-specific integrase, with the protein MADVKRAIERTEPSKRAEKALSAAFVRTVTAPGKYTDGHGLFLKVDTSGAKRWVQRIMIRGKRTEIGMGSASLVTLAEAREAALQNRKLARAGGDPLQSKRTSEALLTFEEASRKVHKIHEPTWRNKKHAAQFISTLETYTFPRIGKLKVSEVTTADVLAVLQPIWLEKPETARRVRQRIGTVMKWAVANGWRQDNPADAIAQALPKQDKTQAHRKALPYGKVPEFLDALKASDAGDVTKLALELVILTASRSGEVRLAEWSEFDLDQAIWTRPAHRMKAKKEHRVPLSPRAVEVLSQARKFGSGDGLVFPGTKHGKPLSDMTLSKLTKALGYDVDVHGFRTSFKTWTQERTNTPRDVAEAALAHTVKDKAEAAYARSDFFDKRRKLMERWSITLGVENSNLIRLNR; encoded by the coding sequence ATGGCGGACGTGAAAAGAGCAATCGAACGAACCGAACCAAGCAAGCGGGCGGAGAAGGCGCTGTCCGCTGCATTTGTGCGCACCGTCACCGCCCCCGGTAAGTACACCGACGGCCACGGCCTGTTTCTTAAGGTCGATACCTCAGGCGCGAAGCGTTGGGTGCAGCGCATCATGATACGCGGCAAGCGCACCGAGATAGGCATGGGTAGCGCATCGCTTGTCACCTTGGCAGAGGCGCGGGAAGCCGCCTTGCAGAACCGCAAGCTGGCGCGGGCGGGTGGCGACCCCCTGCAATCAAAACGCACCTCAGAGGCTTTGCTGACGTTTGAGGAGGCATCGCGCAAGGTGCACAAGATCCACGAACCGACATGGCGCAACAAGAAACACGCGGCGCAATTCATATCGACGCTCGAAACCTACACTTTCCCCCGCATCGGCAAGTTGAAGGTGTCCGAAGTCACAACGGCGGACGTGCTGGCCGTGTTACAACCCATATGGCTGGAAAAACCCGAAACGGCGCGGCGGGTGCGCCAACGCATCGGCACCGTGATGAAATGGGCCGTGGCAAACGGATGGCGGCAAGACAACCCTGCGGACGCTATCGCCCAAGCTCTGCCCAAACAGGACAAGACGCAAGCGCATCGCAAAGCCCTGCCCTATGGCAAGGTGCCAGAATTTCTCGACGCTCTGAAAGCATCGGACGCGGGGGACGTCACCAAGCTGGCGTTAGAACTAGTTATTTTAACAGCGTCACGGTCTGGTGAGGTGCGTTTGGCGGAATGGTCTGAGTTTGATCTGGACCAAGCCATCTGGACGCGCCCAGCGCACCGCATGAAAGCCAAGAAAGAGCATCGCGTCCCCTTGTCGCCCCGCGCTGTTGAGGTGCTGTCACAGGCCCGCAAATTTGGGTCAGGCGATGGTCTGGTGTTCCCCGGCACCAAACACGGCAAGCCGCTGTCTGACATGACGCTATCGAAGCTGACCAAGGCGCTGGGCTACGACGTGGACGTGCATGGGTTTCGCACCTCGTTCAAGACATGGACCCAAGAACGCACCAACACGCCCCGCGACGTAGCAGAGGCGGCGCTGGCCCATACGGTTAAGGACAAGGCGGAGGCGGCTTATGCGCGGTCGGATTTCTTTGACAAACGCAGGAAGCTGATGGAACGATGGAGTATCACTTTAGGCGTTGAAAATTCGAATCTAATTAGGCTGAATCGATGA
- a CDS encoding D-alanyl-D-alanine carboxypeptidase family protein, translating into MIRIFAATIATLLLALPAQAFETQARAAYVVDQTTGTVLLTKNADEPLPPASMSKLMTLYMAFEAIERGKSNGGLDLTEELPVSQHAMSYGGSTMFLDTTDRVKVEDLLRGIIVLSGNDACAVIAEALSPDGSEAGFARLMTQRAQQMGMTNSTFANSNGWPAAGHRMSLRDLGLLATRLIEDYPQYYPMFSQREFLFDGRAPQNKTNRNPLLGLGIGADGLKTGHTEEAGYGLVGSAKQGDRRVVFVLSGLESAAARAQESESIVNWAFRQFSQRSMGKAGTMIAQAPVALGAQGAVGLELESDLSVLVPVSGGSDVSAEVVYTGPLRAPITKGQNIGELVLTRGDLPEVRAPLVARDSVAAGGFMVKLEAAARHLLTRLNEGPEAAS; encoded by the coding sequence ATGATCCGTATTTTTGCAGCCACGATTGCGACCCTTCTGTTGGCCCTGCCCGCGCAGGCGTTCGAGACACAGGCCCGCGCGGCCTATGTGGTCGACCAGACCACCGGCACCGTGCTGCTGACCAAGAACGCGGATGAACCCCTGCCGCCGGCCTCCATGTCGAAACTGATGACGCTGTATATGGCGTTCGAAGCGATCGAGCGGGGCAAAAGCAATGGCGGGCTCGACCTGACAGAGGAACTGCCCGTGTCGCAGCACGCCATGTCCTACGGCGGGTCGACCATGTTTCTCGACACCACCGACCGCGTAAAGGTCGAAGACCTGCTGCGCGGCATCATCGTGCTGTCTGGCAATGACGCCTGCGCCGTGATCGCCGAAGCGCTGAGCCCCGATGGGTCAGAGGCCGGTTTTGCCCGCCTGATGACCCAGCGGGCGCAGCAGATGGGCATGACCAACTCGACCTTCGCGAACTCCAACGGCTGGCCTGCGGCCGGTCACCGCATGTCGCTGCGCGATCTGGGGCTGCTGGCCACCCGCCTGATCGAGGATTACCCACAGTACTACCCGATGTTCTCGCAGCGCGAATTCCTGTTTGACGGGCGCGCACCGCAAAACAAGACCAACCGCAACCCGCTGCTGGGGCTTGGCATTGGCGCGGACGGGCTGAAAACCGGCCACACCGAAGAAGCGGGCTACGGGCTTGTCGGCTCTGCCAAACAGGGCGACCGCCGCGTTGTGTTTGTTTTGTCCGGTCTCGAAAGTGCCGCGGCCCGCGCGCAGGAATCGGAATCGATTGTGAACTGGGCCTTTCGCCAATTCTCGCAACGGTCCATGGGCAAAGCCGGCACCATGATTGCGCAAGCCCCCGTGGCGCTTGGGGCGCAGGGTGCCGTTGGCCTTGAACTGGAAAGCGATCTGTCGGTGCTGGTGCCTGTGTCCGGCGGCAGCGATGTCTCGGCCGAGGTGGTTTATACCGGCCCGCTGCGCGCGCCCATCACCAAGGGCCAGAACATCGGCGAACTGGTGCTGACCCGCGGTGACCTGCCAGAGGTACGTGCCCCGCTGGTTGCCCGCGACAGCGTTGCCGCAGGGGGGTTCATGGTCAAACTTGAAGCCGCCGCCCGCCATCTGCTGACCCGGTTGAACGAAGGGCCAGAGGCCGCTTCGTGA
- a CDS encoding AlpA family transcriptional regulator, producing the protein MTEHHLRRPAVEAATGLSRSSLYAMMDTGDFPRPVRIGKRAVAWPESAVTAWLASRPTADRVG; encoded by the coding sequence ATGACCGAACACCACCTCAGACGACCCGCTGTTGAAGCGGCAACTGGCCTTAGCCGATCCAGCCTATATGCGATGATGGACACAGGCGACTTCCCCCGCCCCGTCCGCATCGGCAAGCGTGCCGTGGCGTGGCCTGAAAGCGCCGTGACCGCTTGGCTGGCATCCCGCCCTACCGCTGACCGTGTCGGGTAA
- a CDS encoding AEC family transporter: protein MQTLLEVILPVFLVIGFGYVSVWRGYFPVSGIDGVMRFAQSFAIPCLLFQSIAHLDLSASFDPRLLFSFYTGAAVCFTLGLFGARILFKRDWEDCVAIGFCSLFSNSVLLGLPITERAYGPDALIGNFAIIAIHSPFCYGLGITVMEFVRNRGQSGPAFARNVARAMFHNPLVLGILAGFAVNFSGLAIPGVIDDALSLIVRAALPAALFALGGVLIQYRPEGDSKTIAMVCLLALIVHPAIVWFMGSGFGLPQDLFRSGVLTAAMAPGFNAYIFANMYGRARRVAASSVLVATVGSVLTAWLWLSVLP, encoded by the coding sequence GTGCAAACGCTTCTCGAAGTCATCCTGCCCGTCTTCCTTGTCATCGGCTTTGGCTATGTCTCTGTCTGGCGAGGGTATTTTCCGGTCTCGGGCATCGACGGGGTCATGCGGTTCGCGCAAAGCTTCGCGATCCCCTGCCTGCTGTTCCAATCAATCGCGCATCTGGATCTCTCCGCCTCTTTCGACCCGCGACTGCTGTTCAGCTTCTACACCGGCGCGGCGGTCTGCTTCACGCTGGGGCTGTTCGGCGCGCGCATCCTGTTCAAACGCGACTGGGAAGACTGTGTGGCCATCGGGTTCTGCAGCCTCTTTTCCAACTCGGTCCTGTTGGGGCTGCCCATCACGGAACGCGCCTATGGGCCGGACGCGCTGATCGGGAACTTTGCGATCATCGCCATCCACTCGCCCTTTTGCTACGGGCTGGGGATCACGGTGATGGAGTTCGTACGCAACCGGGGCCAATCCGGTCCGGCCTTTGCGCGCAATGTGGCGCGGGCGATGTTCCACAATCCGCTGGTTCTGGGCATCCTCGCGGGCTTTGCCGTGAACTTTAGCGGGCTGGCGATCCCCGGTGTGATCGACGACGCGCTGTCGCTGATCGTACGCGCCGCGTTGCCCGCGGCCTTGTTCGCCTTGGGGGGCGTGTTGATCCAGTACCGCCCCGAGGGTGACAGCAAGACCATCGCCATGGTCTGCCTTTTGGCACTGATCGTGCATCCCGCGATTGTCTGGTTCATGGGCAGCGGCTTTGGCCTGCCGCAGGATCTGTTCCGCTCGGGCGTGCTGACGGCAGCGATGGCACCGGGGTTCAACGCCTATATCTTCGCCAATATGTATGGCCGCGCGCGGCGGGTCGCGGCAAGCTCGGTGCTGGTGGCGACGGTGGGGTCGGTGCTGACCGCGTGGCTCTGGCTCAGCGTGCTGCCATGA
- a CDS encoding MBL fold metallo-hydrolase: MAEMKITILGCGSSGGVPRLGGHWGACDPANPKNARRRCSILVERITDAGTTSVLIDTSPDMRSQLLDAGVGRLDAVLYTHSHADHVHGLDDLRMIVINMRQRLPVWADTPTREALLDRFGYVFIQPPGSSYPPILEMNHIDGDVAIDGPGGTLCFTPFLVNHGGMDALGFRVNDVAYLPDVAQIPDDIWPHLKGLRCWIVDALRRDPHPTHSHLAQTLGWIDQMAPQTAVLTNMHNDLDYDTLAAETPDHIEPAFDGMTLSFPV; encoded by the coding sequence ATGGCCGAGATGAAGATCACCATCCTGGGCTGCGGCTCGTCTGGCGGGGTGCCGCGCCTTGGCGGTCACTGGGGGGCCTGCGATCCGGCCAACCCCAAGAACGCCAGACGCAGATGCTCCATCCTGGTCGAGCGGATCACGGATGCGGGCACGACATCGGTGCTGATCGACACCTCCCCCGATATGCGCAGCCAACTGCTGGATGCGGGCGTCGGACGGCTGGACGCGGTGCTTTATACCCACTCCCACGCCGATCATGTGCACGGGCTGGATGACCTGCGGATGATCGTGATCAACATGCGCCAACGTCTGCCGGTCTGGGCCGACACGCCCACGCGCGAGGCGCTGCTGGACCGTTTCGGCTATGTGTTCATCCAGCCCCCCGGATCGTCCTACCCGCCGATCCTCGAGATGAACCATATTGACGGCGACGTGGCGATCGACGGGCCCGGTGGCACGCTCTGCTTCACGCCCTTTCTGGTGAACCACGGCGGGATGGATGCGCTTGGCTTCCGCGTCAATGATGTGGCCTATCTGCCCGATGTGGCGCAGATCCCCGATGACATCTGGCCCCACCTCAAGGGCCTGCGCTGCTGGATCGTCGACGCGCTGCGCCGTGACCCGCATCCGACCCACAGCCACCTAGCCCAGACCCTGGGCTGGATCGACCAGATGGCACCGCAAACCGCTGTGCTGACCAATATGCACAACGACCTCGACTATGACACGCTGGCCGCGGAAACCCCCGACCATATCGAACCCGCCTTTGATGGCATGACCCTGAGCTTTCCGGTCTAG